Part of the Pseudomonas sp. P8_241 genome is shown below.
CTGTTAACCCACACTTGCGCAGCTTGCCGAAATCCCTGTAGGGGTCGCAGCTACAACGCGACGTTCATGAATCCCTGGGACCGCGCCAACGCAAACGGGCTGAACACCTGCCAGCATTGCTCACGCTGGAAACGTCCTTTGACAAACGTCGACATCGGCCCTTGCAAATCATCCGCCGAAACCGGCTCCAGGCTGTCCTGGGCGAAGTGCTGGAGGCCGAAGACTTCATCGACCATCAGCCCGGCAAACACGTCGTCATGCTCCACCACCAACACCCGACGCTGCCCGCGCATTGCCGACACCTCGTGCCCGAAGAAGCCGCCCAGATCCATGATCGGCAGCAAACGTCCACGCAAATTGGCAACACCCTTGACCCAGGGTTTGACGCCCGGCACTTGAGTGACACGCGGTTCGTGCAACACCTCGCTGACTTCACTCATGGGCGCCACGTACCAGTGCTCGTCCAGGCGAAAACCGACGCCGCTCCAGCTGTCCCGTCGCGTCGGTTGGGACGGCAAGTCTGCCGCCAGTAAACGACAGCGTCGGTCGATCTGCAGCAGCAGTTCGAAAGCCGTCAGCGATCCGTTCATGGGCGCCCGATCAACCGGCCAGCACGTTGTTCAGGGTCTTGATCAGGGTTTCTTCATCGACCGGCTTGGTCAGGTAATCCTTGGCCCCCTGGCGTGTACCCCAGACTTTGTCGGTTTCCTGATCCTTGGTGGTGATGATGATCACCGGGATGTGCCCGGTGTCCGGGTCTTTGGTCAGCTGACGGGTCGCCTGAAAACCATTGAGGCCGGGCATGACGATGTCCATCAGGACCGCGTCGGGTTTTTCCTGACGTGCCAGAGCGACGCCGTCGGCACCGTTTTCCGCTTTCAACACTTCATGACCGTGCTTTTCCAGCATGCCGGTCAGTTTGTACATTTCGGTCGGCGAATCATCGACGATCAGAATACGTGCCATGGTCTTCCCCATTTTGGTCGACGCCGGACCCGTTGGCCGAGCATCACTGTGCATGTCCTACTACGGCAATATGGCGGCGAACCCAGGCACGTGGGCCTGGATCGCATCAAGCAATTCTTCCTTGCTGAATGGCTTGGTCAAAAACTGATCGGAGCCGACGATGCGCCCCTTGGCCTTGTCGAACAGCCCGTCCTTGGACGACAACATAATCACAGGCGTGGACTTGAACGCGCTGTTGTTCTTGATCAGGGCGCAAGTCTGGTAGCCATCCAGGCGCGGCATCATGATGTCGACAAAGATGATGCCGGGGTGGTTATCGACAATCTTGGCCAGGGCATCGAAACCGTCGATGGCCGTGATGACCTCACAACCCACATTCTTGAGCAGCGTTTCGGCGGTGCGACGAATCGTCTTCGAATCGTCGATCACCATGACCTTCAAGGCGTTGGGTTGCTGTTCCATAAAATGCTCTACCGTCGCCTTTGCGAAACAAATTGTCCGTTTGCCGGCTAACGCGGCTCGAAACCCTTGATACTCAAGGGCCAGTACCACTCGGCAGTCTTTTTAGCACAGTCTCCAGTGCCAATCTATCGGCCGACCCTCAAGGTGGTTTTTCCTTGACCGGGAACACACTCAGCGCCACTCTGACGCCACTTTTATACGGCACTGCTTCTATTAACTGTAGGAGCGAGCATGCTCGCGATGGACGTCAACGATGACGCGCGAAACCTGACACCCCGCGGGGTTCTTGAGTTCATCGCGAGCATGCTCGCTCCTACAGAAAAGCGGTTCTCGCTCCCCCAAATTTCGAGGAAAACCCAATGAGCGTTCGCGTCGGGATTGTCATGGACCCTATCGCCAGCATCTCCTATAAAAAGGATAGCTCGCTGGCCATGCTGCTGGCCGCGCAGAAGCGTGGCTGGGAACTGTTCTATATGGAGCAGCGCGACCTGTACCAGGGCGAAGGCCAGGCCCGGGCGCGTATGCGTCCGTTGCAGGTGTTCGCCAATCCGGAAAAATGGTTCGAACTGGGCACCGAAAGCGACGCGCTGCTGAGCGATCTGGA
Proteins encoded:
- a CDS encoding chemotaxis protein CheW; translation: MNGSLTAFELLLQIDRRCRLLAADLPSQPTRRDSWSGVGFRLDEHWYVAPMSEVSEVLHEPRVTQVPGVKPWVKGVANLRGRLLPIMDLGGFFGHEVSAMRGQRRVLVVEHDDVFAGLMVDEVFGLQHFAQDSLEPVSADDLQGPMSTFVKGRFQREQCWQVFSPFALARSQGFMNVAL
- the pilH gene encoding twitching motility response regulator PilH, encoding MARILIVDDSPTEMYKLTGMLEKHGHEVLKAENGADGVALARQEKPDAVLMDIVMPGLNGFQATRQLTKDPDTGHIPVIIITTKDQETDKVWGTRQGAKDYLTKPVDEETLIKTLNNVLAG
- the pilG gene encoding twitching motility response regulator PilG; this translates as MEQQPNALKVMVIDDSKTIRRTAETLLKNVGCEVITAIDGFDALAKIVDNHPGIIFVDIMMPRLDGYQTCALIKNNSAFKSTPVIMLSSKDGLFDKAKGRIVGSDQFLTKPFSKEELLDAIQAHVPGFAAILP